From Streptomyces sp. Edi4, one genomic window encodes:
- a CDS encoding DUF3626 domain-containing protein — MTLTPAQAAALAHVRALARAGRAGAGRRLGWVDADALASSVLRRARITLNFHPDRLRPADGRTVAEALAEDGVYRNQYETGLSNGGRTAFPGGARDEWERGLFGGAYHRQGVRPEERPKYGALNVFGHTDGAAPRFGSCHVRLRTEVSRRSTFCHGDSHLGPTDVGTADAFACVLAGLAQAGVDMRGMAPDAPEAIPHSPGAAPGPGRGGHGRVLDGHVEAQVHGPIVLGRDAEALVLDPSFRGTRTARLLASTGVPLEWHAGFVLAPHEVDARFRGAVMVALAEWICRAHSPHGLLDARVLGHAAAAVVREPHAWAAWGTRDEVLQYIKQLWHVLAWSGRPHGGGASASDGGRA, encoded by the coding sequence ATGACGCTCACCCCCGCTCAGGCCGCCGCCCTCGCTCACGTTCGCGCCCTGGCGCGCGCGGGCCGGGCGGGGGCCGGGCGCCGGCTCGGTTGGGTGGACGCGGACGCGCTCGCCTCGTCCGTCCTGCGGCGCGCCCGCATCACGCTCAACTTCCACCCGGACCGGCTGCGTCCCGCCGACGGGCGCACCGTCGCCGAAGCGCTCGCCGAGGACGGGGTCTACCGGAACCAGTACGAGACGGGTCTGTCCAACGGCGGCCGGACGGCGTTCCCCGGCGGGGCGCGGGACGAGTGGGAGCGGGGGCTGTTCGGGGGCGCCTACCACCGGCAGGGGGTGCGGCCCGAGGAGCGGCCCAAGTACGGCGCGCTCAACGTGTTCGGCCACACCGACGGCGCCGCGCCCCGCTTCGGCTCCTGTCACGTACGGCTGCGTACCGAGGTGAGTCGGCGGTCCACGTTCTGTCACGGGGACAGCCACCTCGGGCCCACGGACGTGGGGACCGCCGACGCCTTCGCGTGCGTCCTCGCGGGCCTGGCGCAGGCCGGTGTGGATATGCGCGGCATGGCACCGGATGCGCCGGAAGCGATCCCGCACTCGCCCGGCGCCGCGCCCGGGCCGGGCCGCGGCGGGCACGGGCGGGTGCTCGACGGTCACGTCGAGGCCCAGGTGCACGGTCCCATCGTGCTGGGCCGGGACGCCGAGGCGCTGGTGCTCGACCCCTCGTTCCGGGGCACCCGGACGGCCCGGCTGCTCGCCTCGACCGGCGTGCCCCTGGAGTGGCACGCCGGCTTCGTGCTGGCGCCGCACGAAGTGGACGCGCGGTTCCGGGGGGCGGTCATGGTGGCGCTCGCCGAGTGGATCTGCCGCGCCCACTCCCCGCACGGCCTCCTCGACGCCCGGGTGCTCGGGCACGCGGCTGCGGCCGTCGTGCGCGAGCCGCACGCGTGGGCCGCATGGGGCACGCGGGACGAAGTACTCCAGTACATCAAGCAGTTGTGGCACGTGCTCGCGTGGTCGGGGCGGCCCCACGGCGGTGGGGCGTCGGCGAGTGACGGCGGCCGCGCGTGA
- a CDS encoding trypsin-like serine protease, whose translation MRTLGVVKRAVAPVAAVAVVLLAGAGCGGRAASSPQSDTAPLGGTQTSAVPAPLTPSVGVLVSGGDHYCTASVVNSPRGNVIATAAHCAAAHPADQLEFAPGFSGAAEGTYPYGKWKVRAAQIDGRWTTDQDDAGDYAFLTLEPDARGRSVQSVVGSSTPDWGAGPDQRVTVVGYPVEDHNPENRPVMCTTDSHRDTEVGAMMRMRCGGFWDGTSGSPWLTGYQGPDRMGRIIGVLSGGDTDAESTAVLFDAGARSLYERATRA comes from the coding sequence ATGCGCACCTTGGGAGTGGTGAAGCGGGCGGTGGCCCCGGTCGCGGCGGTCGCCGTCGTACTGCTGGCCGGAGCGGGCTGCGGCGGGCGCGCCGCCTCGTCCCCCCAGTCCGATACGGCACCGTTGGGCGGCACGCAGACCAGCGCCGTGCCGGCGCCCCTCACTCCCTCGGTCGGCGTGCTTGTCAGCGGCGGCGACCACTACTGCACGGCGAGTGTGGTGAACAGTCCGCGTGGCAACGTCATCGCCACCGCCGCGCACTGCGCCGCCGCCCATCCGGCCGACCAGCTGGAGTTCGCGCCGGGCTTCTCGGGGGCGGCGGAGGGGACGTATCCGTACGGGAAGTGGAAGGTACGGGCCGCCCAGATCGACGGCCGCTGGACCACGGACCAGGACGACGCCGGCGACTACGCCTTCCTCACACTGGAACCGGACGCGCGCGGGCGCAGCGTGCAGAGCGTGGTCGGCTCCTCGACGCCGGACTGGGGCGCGGGGCCCGACCAGCGCGTCACCGTCGTCGGCTACCCGGTCGAGGACCACAACCCCGAGAACCGCCCCGTCATGTGCACCACCGACTCCCACCGGGACACCGAGGTCGGCGCGATGATGCGGATGCGCTGCGGGGGCTTCTGGGACGGCACGAGCGGCAGCCCCTGGCTGACCGGATACCAGGGGCCGGACCGCATGGGCCGGATCATCGGGGTGCTCAGCGGCGGCGACACCGACGCCGAGTCGACGGCCGTCCTGTTCGACGCCGGGGCCCGCTCGCTGTACGAACGGGCCACCCGCGCCTGA
- a CDS encoding MarR family transcriptional regulator, translating to MGADVHGPDPEFLALERELAVFLRRARASSGEMAREVHPDLEPAAYGLLVRLDEVGPQRATELAGYFGVGKATMSRQLHALEDLGLVAREPDPADGRASLVRITPEGTARFGRVRDARRERYVRKLANWDRVEISELARLLHQLNAAAADN from the coding sequence ATGGGAGCCGATGTGCACGGTCCGGATCCGGAGTTCCTGGCGCTCGAACGCGAGCTCGCCGTCTTTCTGCGGCGGGCCAGGGCCTCGTCCGGCGAGATGGCCCGTGAGGTCCACCCCGATCTCGAACCGGCGGCGTACGGGCTGCTCGTACGGCTCGACGAGGTGGGGCCGCAGCGCGCGACCGAGCTCGCCGGGTACTTCGGGGTGGGCAAGGCGACCATGAGCCGCCAGCTCCACGCCCTGGAAGACCTCGGGCTCGTGGCCCGCGAGCCCGACCCGGCGGACGGCCGCGCCTCCCTGGTCCGCATCACGCCGGAGGGTACGGCGAGGTTCGGGCGGGTGCGGGATGCTCGGCGCGAGCGGTATGTGCGGAAGCTGGCCAACTGGGACCGGGTGGAGATCTCGGAGCTGGCCCGCCTCCTCCACCAGCTGAACGCGGCTGCGGCGGACAATTAG
- a CDS encoding lysozyme, with translation MPVHRSGTARRGPLTAAGILLSSLTLVLGFTGTSGAADTPPRGTATLGMGVAAHDGVGGLPRDLRTVQTEGVDTSSHNGNVAWSTLANSGVKWAYVKATEGTYYNNPNFPQQYNGSYDVGMIRGAYHFATPDTTSGAAQADYFADHGGGWSRDGRTLPGALDIEWNPYGAACYGKSASGMVSWIRDFVNEYRARTGRDAVIYTATSWWSQCTGNSGAFGATNPLWIARYNTDPGALPAGWDYYTMWQYTSSGPTVGDHSRFNGAYDRLQALANG, from the coding sequence ATGCCCGTGCACAGATCCGGAACGGCCCGCCGCGGACCCCTCACCGCGGCCGGGATCCTCCTCTCCTCCCTCACCCTCGTCCTCGGCTTCACCGGCACCTCCGGCGCCGCCGACACCCCTCCGCGCGGCACCGCGACCCTGGGCATGGGCGTCGCCGCGCACGACGGGGTGGGCGGTCTGCCCCGCGACCTGCGCACCGTCCAGACCGAAGGCGTCGACACCAGCAGCCACAACGGCAACGTCGCCTGGTCCACCCTGGCGAACAGCGGCGTGAAGTGGGCCTACGTCAAGGCCACCGAAGGCACGTACTACAACAACCCCAACTTCCCGCAGCAGTACAACGGCTCGTACGACGTGGGAATGATCCGTGGCGCCTACCACTTCGCCACCCCGGACACCACGAGCGGCGCGGCCCAGGCCGACTACTTCGCGGACCACGGCGGCGGCTGGTCGCGCGACGGGCGGACCCTGCCGGGCGCGCTCGACATCGAGTGGAACCCGTACGGCGCCGCCTGCTACGGCAAGTCGGCTTCGGGGATGGTCAGCTGGATCCGCGACTTCGTGAACGAGTACCGGGCCCGCACCGGCCGCGATGCCGTGATCTACACCGCCACCAGCTGGTGGAGCCAGTGCACCGGGAACTCCGGCGCCTTCGGGGCCACCAACCCGCTCTGGATCGCCCGCTACAACACCGACCCCGGCGCCCTCCCGGCCGGCTGGGACTACTACACGATGTGGCAGTACACCTCGTCGGGCCCGACCGTGGGCGACCACTCCCGGTTCAACGGCGCGTACGACCGGCTCCAGGCGCTGGCCAACGGCTGA
- a CDS encoding rhomboid-like protein — protein MGRGLGRMRRVLPSPAAPFAFGYALLLLATSLYAQYGDRDTVDALLQGSSTDVAHLSTRPVLAIVASALWIAGGVLSPYAVVFVFVLAALEHRIGGWRTAGVFLLGHVIATLATEIPVALSVLAGQLPESSLHRLDYGISFGLMATVGALAGLLVPLFRWTILAVVGVLLAQDLLDIADPLAAWGHPIALLVGVACWPAVRRVRLPAQPG, from the coding sequence GTGGGCCGCGGGCTGGGCCGGATGCGGCGGGTGCTGCCGTCGCCCGCCGCCCCGTTCGCCTTCGGCTACGCCCTGCTGCTCCTGGCGACGTCGCTGTACGCCCAGTACGGCGACCGGGACACCGTGGACGCGCTGCTCCAGGGGTCGAGTACCGACGTGGCCCATCTCTCGACCCGGCCGGTCCTCGCGATCGTCGCCAGCGCGCTGTGGATCGCGGGCGGCGTCCTGTCGCCCTACGCGGTCGTCTTCGTCTTCGTCCTGGCCGCCCTGGAACACCGCATCGGCGGCTGGCGCACGGCGGGCGTCTTCCTGCTCGGGCACGTGATCGCCACCCTGGCCACCGAGATCCCGGTCGCGCTCTCCGTGCTGGCGGGTCAGCTGCCCGAGAGCTCGCTGCACCGCCTGGACTACGGCATCAGCTTCGGCCTGATGGCCACGGTGGGCGCCCTGGCGGGGCTGCTCGTGCCGCTCTTCCGCTGGACGATCCTGGCCGTGGTGGGAGTGCTGCTCGCGCAGGACCTCCTGGACATCGCCGATCCGCTGGCCGCGTGGGGCCATCCGATAGCGCTCCTGGTGGGTGTGGCGTGCTGGCCGGCGGTGCGCCGCGTGCGCCTCCCGGCGCAGCCGGGCTGA
- a CDS encoding spermidine synthase — protein sequence MDDIATLDRRQGPHGEVVLRRRGTHFEIIANGCFLMDTSDGRSERLLIDAAYDTLAPGTAHPSLLIGGLGVGFSLAHAVRDPRWGQIAVVEREDAIIDWHRAGPLHAISGPSLSDSRTRIIHADLVDYVRTAQDTFDALCLDIDNGPDWTVTEGNDHLYSPAGLAHCARRLRPEGVLAVWSAQPSPAFEQALRNAGFTGVHTKEIRVARGVPDVVHLGVRPA from the coding sequence ATGGACGACATCGCCACTCTCGATCGGCGCCAAGGACCCCACGGGGAAGTCGTACTGCGCCGGCGCGGGACGCATTTCGAGATCATCGCCAATGGCTGCTTCCTCATGGATACTTCGGACGGCCGCTCGGAGCGCCTGCTCATCGATGCGGCGTACGACACACTCGCGCCCGGCACCGCCCACCCCTCGCTGCTCATCGGCGGGCTCGGCGTCGGGTTCTCCCTCGCACATGCGGTCAGGGACCCGCGCTGGGGCCAAATCGCCGTGGTGGAGCGGGAGGACGCCATCATCGACTGGCACCGCGCAGGTCCACTCCACGCCATTTCCGGGCCGTCCCTGTCCGATTCGCGTACCCGGATCATCCACGCCGATCTGGTGGATTACGTACGTACCGCCCAGGACACCTTCGACGCGCTGTGCCTGGACATCGACAACGGGCCCGACTGGACCGTCACGGAGGGCAACGACCATCTGTACTCCCCGGCCGGACTCGCCCACTGCGCACGGCGGTTGAGACCCGAAGGGGTACTGGCGGTCTGGTCGGCCCAGCCCTCTCCCGCCTTCGAGCAGGCGCTCCGGAATGCCGGATTCACCGGGGTACATACCAAAGAGATCCGAGTTGCCCGGGGC
- the lon gene encoding endopeptidase La has product MATESTAPSTPTTLPVLPLDDEVVLPGMVVPLDLSDAEVRAAVEAAQAAAGPDGGKPQVLLVPRVDGTYAATGVLGTVEQVGRLSDGDPGALIRGRHRVRIGAGTTGPGAALWVEGTRVEETLPDPLPGHVAELVKEYKALATAWLKKRGAWQVVDRVQQIEDVSALADNSGYSPFLTTAQKVELLETADPVARLKLATEQLREHLAEQDVAESIAKDVQEGVDRQQREFLLRRQLDAVRKELRELNGEGGEEDESDDYRARVEAADLPEKVREAALKEVEKLERASDQSPEGSWIRTWLDTVLELPWNETTDDVYDIPGARAVLDAEHAGLKDVKERITEYLAVRKRRAERGLGVVGGRRGGAVLALVGPPGVGKTSLGESVAHAMGRKFVRVALGGVRDEAEIRGHRRTYVGALPGRIVRAIKEAGSMNPVVLLDEIDKVGSDFRGDPAAALLEVLDPAQNHTFRDHYLEVELDLSDVVFLATANVLEAIPEALLDRMELVRLDGYTEDEKVVIARDHLLPRQLERAGLETGEVVLEEAALRGLAGEYTREAGVRNLERSIARLLRKVAAEHELGRRELPFTITPDGLRDLIGRPHHVPESAQDPAERRTAVPGVATGLAVTGAGGDVLFVEASLADAETGAAGLTLTGQLGDVMKESARIALSFLRSHGAELELPVGDLKDRGVHVHFPAGAVPKDGPSAGITLVTALSSLLSGRQVRTDVAMTGEVSLTGRVLPIGGLKQKLLAAHRAGITTVVIPKRNEADLDDVPPEVLEKLEVHPVTDVRQVLEIALSPAQVAVAAAA; this is encoded by the coding sequence ATGGCTACCGAGTCCACGGCACCGTCCACACCGACCACCCTGCCCGTGCTGCCGCTCGACGACGAGGTCGTGCTGCCCGGGATGGTGGTGCCGCTCGATCTGTCCGATGCCGAGGTGCGGGCCGCCGTCGAGGCCGCGCAGGCCGCTGCCGGGCCGGACGGGGGCAAGCCGCAGGTGCTGCTCGTGCCGCGGGTCGACGGGACGTACGCCGCGACCGGTGTGCTCGGGACCGTCGAGCAGGTCGGGCGGCTCTCCGACGGTGACCCCGGCGCCCTCATCCGGGGCCGTCACCGCGTGCGGATCGGCGCCGGCACCACCGGGCCCGGCGCCGCCCTCTGGGTGGAGGGCACCCGGGTCGAGGAGACCCTGCCCGACCCCCTCCCGGGCCACGTGGCCGAGCTCGTCAAGGAGTACAAGGCCCTGGCCACCGCCTGGCTCAAGAAGCGCGGTGCCTGGCAGGTCGTCGACCGCGTCCAGCAGATCGAGGACGTCTCCGCGCTCGCCGACAACTCCGGATACTCGCCGTTCCTCACGACTGCCCAGAAGGTCGAACTCCTGGAGACGGCCGACCCGGTGGCCCGCCTCAAGCTGGCCACCGAGCAGCTGCGCGAACACCTCGCCGAGCAGGACGTCGCCGAGTCCATCGCCAAGGACGTCCAGGAAGGCGTGGACAGGCAGCAGCGCGAGTTCCTGCTGCGCCGCCAGCTCGACGCCGTGCGCAAGGAGTTGCGCGAGCTGAACGGGGAGGGCGGCGAGGAGGACGAGAGCGACGACTACCGCGCCCGCGTCGAGGCCGCCGACCTGCCCGAGAAGGTCCGCGAGGCCGCGCTCAAGGAGGTCGAGAAGCTGGAGCGCGCCAGCGACCAGTCGCCGGAGGGCTCCTGGATCCGCACCTGGCTCGACACCGTCCTCGAACTGCCGTGGAACGAGACCACGGACGACGTGTACGACATCCCGGGCGCCCGCGCGGTCCTGGACGCCGAGCACGCGGGCCTGAAGGACGTGAAGGAGCGCATCACCGAATACCTCGCGGTGCGCAAGCGCCGCGCCGAACGCGGGCTCGGGGTCGTCGGAGGCCGTCGCGGGGGCGCCGTGCTCGCGCTCGTCGGCCCGCCCGGCGTGGGCAAGACCTCGCTCGGCGAGTCAGTGGCGCACGCCATGGGCCGCAAGTTCGTGCGGGTCGCGCTCGGCGGCGTACGCGACGAGGCCGAGATCCGGGGTCACCGCCGCACCTATGTGGGCGCCCTGCCAGGACGGATCGTCCGGGCCATCAAGGAGGCCGGGTCGATGAACCCGGTCGTGCTGCTCGACGAGATCGACAAGGTGGGCTCCGACTTCCGGGGCGACCCGGCGGCCGCCCTGCTCGAAGTCCTCGACCCGGCGCAGAACCACACCTTCCGCGACCACTACCTGGAGGTCGAGCTCGACCTCAGCGACGTGGTGTTCCTCGCCACCGCCAACGTCCTCGAAGCCATCCCCGAGGCGCTGCTCGACCGCATGGAACTGGTCAGGCTCGACGGGTACACCGAGGACGAGAAGGTCGTCATCGCCCGCGACCACCTGCTGCCGCGCCAGTTGGAGCGGGCCGGTCTCGAAACCGGAGAGGTGGTTCTGGAGGAGGCCGCGCTGCGCGGGCTCGCGGGGGAGTACACCAGGGAGGCGGGCGTACGGAACCTGGAGCGCTCCATCGCGCGGCTGCTGCGCAAGGTGGCCGCCGAGCACGAACTGGGCCGGCGCGAGCTGCCGTTCACCATCACCCCCGACGGCCTGCGCGACCTGATCGGACGCCCGCACCACGTGCCCGAGTCCGCCCAGGACCCGGCCGAGCGGCGCACCGCGGTGCCCGGCGTGGCCACCGGACTCGCCGTCACCGGCGCCGGCGGCGACGTCCTGTTCGTGGAGGCCTCCCTCGCCGACGCGGAGACGGGCGCGGCGGGCCTGACCCTGACCGGTCAGCTCGGCGACGTGATGAAGGAGTCCGCGCGGATCGCGCTGAGCTTCCTGCGCTCGCACGGGGCCGAACTGGAGCTCCCCGTGGGGGACTTGAAGGACCGGGGCGTGCACGTCCACTTCCCGGCGGGCGCGGTCCCCAAGGACGGCCCGAGCGCCGGCATCACCCTGGTCACCGCGCTGTCCTCGCTCCTGTCCGGACGCCAGGTGCGCACCGACGTGGCGATGACCGGCGAGGTGTCGCTGACCGGCCGGGTGCTGCCGATCGGCGGGCTCAAGCAGAAGCTGCTCGCCGCGCACCGCGCCGGGATCACCACCGTGGTGATCCCCAAGCGCAACGAGGCCGACCTGGACGACGTCCCGCCGGAGGTCCTGGAGAAGCTGGAGGTCCACCCCGTGACCGACGTCCGCCAGGTCCTGGAGATCGCGCTCTCCCCGGCGCAGGTCGCGGTCGCCGCGGCGGCCTGA